A region of Desulfolithobacter dissulfuricans DNA encodes the following proteins:
- a CDS encoding glycosyltransferase, which produces MALRQRTVLHLVHRLTFGGAERVLVNYLNGSHNHRHVIGSFFPADSFADEINNPDVQLINLNKKTGNDPRIPFKLAGICKKFKVDVLHCQGWGTYLEGLLCARILRRQTKFVFAFHGKTISDLGLLPRRRILTQRLGAVLGDAVITPSEEMKRDYAQTIGIDRKKITVIHNGVDTDLYSPGTDAGIVRREFGIDPDEIVIGSVARLDPVKNFPGLVGAFAAAVQKGLAARLFIVGDGPQMDELRTLAIESGCGNSVLFAGRRSDVPLCLRAMDIYVQPSFYEGFSMTILEALSTGLPVISYDVGGTHEMVRDGYNGMLLSDKEDKALAEAMLYLAVDEQQRLEMGKKGRALIEGNFSLAGMIQKYDELFSFSPGEENLA; this is translated from the coding sequence ATGGCTCTCCGTCAGCGTACAGTTCTGCACCTTGTCCATCGCCTTACCTTTGGCGGCGCTGAACGGGTACTGGTGAATTATCTCAATGGCAGTCACAATCACCGTCATGTGATCGGCTCCTTTTTTCCAGCTGATTCTTTTGCCGATGAGATCAACAATCCCGACGTGCAACTTATCAACCTCAATAAAAAAACCGGCAATGACCCACGAATCCCGTTCAAGCTGGCCGGCATCTGCAAAAAATTCAAAGTGGATGTTCTCCACTGCCAGGGATGGGGGACCTATTTGGAGGGACTGCTCTGCGCCAGAATACTGCGGCGTCAGACAAAGTTTGTCTTTGCCTTTCATGGAAAGACAATATCAGATTTAGGGCTTCTGCCCCGACGGAGGATTTTGACCCAGAGGCTGGGTGCTGTCCTGGGGGATGCTGTGATCACTCCTTCAGAGGAGATGAAGCGGGATTACGCCCAAACAATAGGCATTGACAGGAAGAAAATTACCGTGATTCATAACGGTGTGGATACAGACCTGTATTCTCCGGGAACAGATGCCGGGATCGTGCGCAGGGAATTTGGCATCGATCCGGATGAGATCGTCATCGGTAGTGTTGCCCGGTTGGATCCGGTAAAAAATTTTCCCGGTTTGGTCGGGGCCTTTGCAGCGGCCGTCCAAAAAGGGCTGGCTGCCAGGCTGTTTATAGTCGGGGACGGTCCCCAGATGGATGAACTCCGCACACTTGCCATTGAGTCGGGCTGCGGAAACTCCGTGCTCTTTGCCGGCCGCCGAAGCGATGTGCCCCTGTGTCTGCGTGCCATGGATATCTACGTGCAACCTTCATTTTATGAGGGTTTTTCCATGACCATTCTGGAGGCGTTGAGTACAGGGCTGCCGGTTATCTCTTATGATGTTGGAGGAACGCATGAAATGGTGCGTGACGGGTATAATGGGATGCTGCTGAGCGACAAAGAGGACAAAGCCCTGGCTGAGGCCATGCTGTATCTGGCTGTAGACGAACAGCAGCGGCTGGAGATGGGAAAAAAAGGCCGTGCATTGATTGAAGGGAATTTTTCACTTGCCGGCATGATACAAAAATATGACGAACTTTTCAGTTTTTCTCCTGGGGAAGAAAATCTTGCCTGA
- a CDS encoding O-antigen ligase family protein, with protein sequence MGKFAIIFLLTFGGGIFATLAIDASWGVYAWIIEYFFNPKIRWWYHQLPELRYSFLIILSILVSWFIRRKKYSHNRLLDLPQTKWIAAMVAMCGLINFWAAWPEMHWLYFTAFAKLVVIIAVVYKVIDTPLKLERMIWAYMFGAFYIGWIAFSYGRTSGGRLEGVGFTDGMDVNAVAAAISSVIPLVVYYVFYEEKIILRVITVGFLAFMLNALIIANSRGGFLGLVVAMAYYFLRTFFSSVSGKEAKRFQFILMGCCAVGMFFYLADAAFWERMSTLGQAADQAKTTAGRTYFWVKTFDLVREHPFGVGIWGYQYLSPEFIPPEMLTYGEFGARRAVHSTIFQSFAEYGYLGLLLLGGLVVSNFRFIWRVQKWLLAENLHKLYLKSVSIESAFVAFLVPALFIDRLYAQSLYIDIALIACFGNIYMLQLQKKDNEQ encoded by the coding sequence ATGGGCAAGTTTGCGATTATTTTCCTCCTGACTTTTGGGGGTGGCATTTTTGCAACCCTGGCAATTGACGCCTCCTGGGGGGTATATGCCTGGATAATCGAGTATTTTTTCAACCCTAAGATCAGGTGGTGGTATCATCAGCTTCCTGAACTCCGTTATTCCTTCCTCATTATTCTCAGCATTCTTGTCTCCTGGTTCATCAGGAGAAAAAAATATTCGCATAACCGCTTGCTGGACCTTCCCCAGACCAAGTGGATTGCAGCCATGGTGGCCATGTGCGGCCTGATAAACTTCTGGGCGGCCTGGCCGGAAATGCACTGGCTCTATTTTACTGCATTTGCCAAGCTGGTGGTTATTATTGCTGTTGTTTATAAGGTGATTGATACACCCCTCAAGCTGGAACGTATGATTTGGGCTTACATGTTTGGCGCTTTTTACATAGGATGGATTGCCTTTTCCTATGGTCGTACATCAGGGGGGCGGCTTGAAGGAGTTGGTTTTACCGATGGTATGGATGTCAATGCCGTTGCGGCTGCGATTTCATCCGTCATTCCTCTTGTTGTCTACTATGTGTTTTATGAGGAAAAAATCATTTTACGTGTCATCACTGTTGGTTTTCTGGCATTTATGCTGAATGCACTGATCATTGCCAACAGCCGTGGCGGGTTTCTTGGCTTGGTTGTTGCCATGGCATATTATTTTCTTCGCACCTTTTTTTCCTCAGTGTCTGGCAAAGAGGCTAAGAGATTCCAGTTTATTTTGATGGGCTGCTGTGCTGTCGGGATGTTTTTTTATCTTGCTGATGCTGCTTTCTGGGAACGGATGTCCACTCTGGGACAGGCGGCCGATCAGGCCAAAACCACTGCCGGCAGGACATATTTCTGGGTTAAGACTTTTGATCTTGTTCGCGAACATCCCTTTGGAGTCGGTATATGGGGGTACCAGTACCTCAGCCCGGAATTCATTCCCCCTGAAATGTTGACCTATGGCGAATTTGGTGCTCGCCGGGCCGTCCACTCAACCATTTTTCAGAGTTTTGCGGAATATGGTTATCTCGGTTTACTTTTGTTGGGGGGCCTTGTTGTCTCCAATTTCAGGTTTATCTGGAGGGTCCAGAAATGGTTACTGGCAGAGAATCTGCATAAACTGTATTTGAAATCAGTTTCCATTGAAAGTGCATTTGTCGCGTTCCTTGTTCCGGCTCTTTTTATAGATCGATTGTATGCCCAGTCTCTTTACATCGACATCGCCCTTATAGCATGTTTTGGTAATATCTATATGCTCCAGCTCCAGAAGAAGGATAATGAACAATAA
- a CDS encoding ChbG/HpnK family deacetylase produces the protein MNNNDVVKVIINADDLGMDARTNELVFELMAKKKITSATIMANGSACEEAVALHEKFPACSFGVHLNLTSGMPLSGNLASLAPITDSDGRFTGLDSLLYAPKTRILIKGVYNELSLQIKKLLSLGLDISHIDSHQHIHNIPSIFPAVKMLQKKYGIRRIRLSKNLYLPDDHNVMRYLKKKAFNFILKKIDNSLSTDLFTGFDTFYQIGKREMVGCNSVEVMVHLREDFQRWSDYKMLQSSWESDLVFPVKLISYNQIN, from the coding sequence ATGAACAATAATGATGTCGTAAAAGTAATTATCAATGCCGACGACCTCGGCATGGATGCGCGAACCAATGAACTTGTGTTTGAGCTGATGGCAAAGAAGAAAATTACCTCTGCCACTATTATGGCCAATGGATCTGCATGCGAAGAGGCCGTGGCCTTGCATGAAAAATTTCCTGCTTGTTCCTTTGGTGTGCATTTGAACCTGACTTCCGGTATGCCGTTATCTGGCAATTTGGCATCCCTGGCACCTATTACAGATAGTGATGGGAGGTTTACCGGTCTTGACTCCCTTCTTTATGCTCCAAAAACGAGGATACTCATAAAAGGAGTTTATAATGAATTATCCTTGCAGATAAAGAAGTTACTGTCCTTGGGCTTGGACATAAGTCATATAGATTCTCATCAGCATATTCATAATATTCCCAGTATTTTTCCTGCGGTAAAGATGTTGCAGAAAAAATATGGTATACGGAGGATCCGGTTATCAAAAAATCTTTATTTACCTGATGATCATAATGTAATGCGTTACTTGAAGAAAAAAGCATTCAATTTTATTTTGAAAAAAATCGATAATTCTTTATCGACCGACCTGTTTACAGGTTTTGATACATTTTACCAGATCGGTAAAAGGGAAATGGTTGGATGTAACAGTGTAGAGGTAATGGTACATCTAAGAGAAGACTTTCAGCGTTGGTCAGATTATAAGATGTTGCAGAGTTCATGGGAAAGTGATTTGGTTTTTCCAGTTAAATTGATTTCTTACAATCAAATTAACTGA
- a CDS encoding glycosyltransferase — MNPTIAHWLFFVPVRLLRGEPILQSLSFVRKFRMMERAELYRVQFELLQAQVTRAYDNVPYFRNRWNSLLGNKGQVSTLQDFARLPIIEKKDIKENRGLLANPEIKKFDVRGTSGSTGTPLQFIKDRRATAFMDAVMYDAYSWHGINLGDRQARFWGMPHDKKNETIARLKDFLMNRKRLSAFQLSQVEYQRFADLLKIWRPHYCYGYPSLLCEFAGFILSHDINLASLRMKAVICTGEELKEQQKKLLGQTFHCPVVNEYGCTEVGVIGFECTEGNMHEMSPNIYFEILKGGQPVLDQEGEVVVTELHAQTSPFIRYKTGDRGIRSSSTCSCGLPYPVIKILSGRIDDYILTPDGRKVYDAILAYTLKKGIKKFKAVQRDTGTLEIMIVPDQGLTGELLETYEKKFKKHISSEMEFVFVKVENIPKSDLASYVILGQKFIRMSNSDTSPILPSVTVVVPVKNEAAYINQCLQSLVSQDYPQGKVTIVVVDNGSTDGTLEIVRSYSDRVVLLEKKDGTIASLRNYGARYRDSELIAFLDGDCVAPINWLSTGSKMLMAGERLSCVGFAMAPPEENSSFVEKIWYGLGNSSRHVGTVEVDWLCSFNLMVKKSFFDRVNGFDEQLETGEDFDFGIRLNKISNVLFCDDILIDHLDNVSGWIVFFKKEFWRGRGALWNYMRSKDRRREFVSVVVPVTYVLVLLAFLILFVMGSIFSLSCLFFVLFLPLVALCKKKVFTMDTLLPGWLFYFVYLVARGVSAFWRK, encoded by the coding sequence ATGAATCCGACAATCGCTCACTGGTTATTTTTTGTTCCTGTTCGCTTGCTGCGTGGAGAGCCTATCTTGCAGTCGCTTTCTTTTGTGCGAAAATTCAGGATGATGGAGAGGGCGGAATTGTATCGGGTTCAGTTTGAGCTTTTACAGGCGCAGGTAACGCGTGCATATGATAACGTTCCGTATTTTCGTAATAGATGGAATTCACTGTTGGGTAATAAAGGCCAGGTTTCAACTTTACAGGACTTTGCCCGTCTTCCGATCATTGAAAAAAAAGATATTAAAGAGAATCGCGGGTTACTTGCCAATCCAGAAATAAAAAAATTTGATGTCAGGGGGACCAGTGGTTCTACCGGGACACCTTTGCAGTTCATAAAGGACAGACGGGCAACAGCCTTCATGGACGCTGTCATGTATGATGCATATTCCTGGCACGGAATTAACCTTGGAGATCGGCAGGCACGATTCTGGGGAATGCCCCATGATAAAAAAAATGAAACAATTGCCAGGTTAAAGGATTTTCTCATGAACAGGAAGCGGTTGTCCGCATTCCAGTTGTCGCAAGTTGAATACCAGAGATTTGCGGACCTTTTGAAAATCTGGCGTCCTCATTACTGTTATGGCTATCCGAGCCTGTTGTGTGAATTTGCTGGTTTTATTCTGTCGCATGACATCAATTTAGCTTCTCTTCGCATGAAAGCGGTTATTTGCACGGGAGAAGAACTGAAGGAGCAACAGAAAAAACTTTTAGGGCAAACTTTTCATTGCCCTGTAGTGAATGAGTATGGGTGTACAGAGGTTGGTGTCATAGGCTTTGAATGTACTGAGGGAAATATGCATGAAATGTCGCCCAATATTTATTTTGAGATTTTGAAGGGTGGGCAGCCGGTGCTTGACCAGGAAGGCGAGGTAGTTGTCACCGAACTGCATGCACAGACCTCTCCCTTTATTCGCTATAAAACAGGGGATCGTGGCATTCGCAGCAGTTCGACCTGTTCCTGCGGCTTGCCGTACCCGGTAATAAAAATTTTATCAGGTCGCATTGACGACTATATCCTCACGCCGGATGGGAGGAAAGTGTATGATGCAATTCTGGCATATACTCTGAAAAAGGGAATAAAAAAGTTTAAAGCTGTGCAACGGGACACAGGAACGCTTGAAATTATGATTGTCCCTGACCAGGGACTGACCGGGGAGCTATTAGAAACCTATGAAAAAAAATTTAAGAAGCACATATCTTCTGAAATGGAGTTTGTTTTTGTGAAAGTAGAAAATATCCCCAAGAGCGATCTGGCAAGTTACGTTATTTTAGGTCAGAAATTCATTAGGATGAGCAATAGCGATACATCTCCCATATTGCCGTCTGTTACAGTCGTCGTGCCTGTGAAAAATGAGGCAGCGTATATTAATCAGTGTTTACAGTCGCTGGTCAGTCAGGATTATCCGCAGGGCAAGGTCACTATTGTCGTTGTAGATAATGGATCAACTGATGGCACTCTGGAGATTGTCAGGTCCTACAGCGACAGGGTTGTTTTACTGGAAAAAAAAGACGGTACTATTGCGTCGTTGAGAAATTATGGTGCCCGATATCGGGACAGTGAGCTGATAGCTTTTCTTGATGGTGATTGTGTGGCTCCGATTAATTGGTTAAGTACAGGTAGCAAGATGTTAATGGCTGGTGAACGTCTATCATGCGTTGGCTTTGCCATGGCTCCTCCTGAAGAGAACAGTAGTTTTGTTGAAAAAATATGGTACGGTCTCGGAAATTCCAGTAGGCATGTGGGTACGGTTGAAGTTGATTGGCTGTGCAGCTTTAATTTAATGGTTAAAAAGAGTTTTTTTGATCGTGTTAATGGGTTTGATGAGCAACTTGAGACTGGCGAAGATTTTGATTTTGGCATTAGGCTGAATAAGATATCCAACGTATTGTTTTGTGATGATATTTTAATAGATCATCTAGATAATGTTTCGGGCTGGATAGTTTTTTTTAAGAAAGAGTTCTGGCGTGGTCGTGGTGCTCTATGGAATTACATGCGAAGCAAGGATAGAAGACGAGAATTTGTAAGCGTTGTGGTGCCGGTCACATATGTTTTAGTTTTATTGGCCTTCTTGATACTTTTCGTGATGGGGAGTATTTTTTCTCTATCCTGTTTGTTTTTCGTTCTGTTTTTGCCTCTTGTTGCCCTCTGCAAAAAGAAAGTTTTCACTATGGATACTCTGTTGCCAGGATGGTTGTTTTATTTTGTCTATTTAGTTGCTAGGGGAGTTTCTGCTTTTTGGAGGAAATAG
- a CDS encoding transglutaminase domain-containing protein, with product MSQNLKKFFLIFGLLLIAATAGSVYWQLSPGKFIIHGGRLLVARVLGTVYLSDNADARRIRVNYYHGGARTQDYVAPGNSWKKLDQAIPGFTFLDDLSRNYSLPSEVPFIYEDLKAPYLVLLRTKYGLDAITADSPDEFSSMLQLGKWVGSLWDHGVDPLPEEGKYDPLAILSKSEQGSSYWCEIAAIVMVQAATSMGWPSRLVTASRDGYRWEHAVAELWSNQFEKWFVIDADYNIFYMADGKPLSAYELCRFGPTLQQKGKLQVKKIAPMKPSLKLQDLLPYYRYVHIDLRNDWYSRKLRRGSPAGGDLATWWTARPGLEHLLTAKKRVDDQSVFDWPVNIVSIIPEKLSYKKNSDNPELYLSLSGYSPYFERFQISLDTAEFKNLQGSIFRIDLQSGRHCLRARMITSAGSAGPVSSVCFEYQ from the coding sequence ATGAGCCAAAATCTGAAAAAATTTTTCCTTATATTTGGTCTGTTGCTCATTGCCGCTACGGCAGGCTCTGTTTATTGGCAACTTTCTCCTGGCAAATTTATTATTCACGGTGGGCGGTTGCTCGTGGCTCGGGTGTTGGGTACCGTTTATTTGAGCGACAATGCTGACGCCCGGAGAATACGGGTCAACTATTATCATGGAGGGGCTCGCACCCAGGATTATGTTGCTCCCGGTAACTCGTGGAAAAAACTTGATCAAGCGATTCCTGGCTTCACCTTTCTTGATGACTTGAGCAGGAATTACAGCCTGCCGTCAGAAGTACCATTTATTTATGAGGATTTGAAAGCTCCCTACTTGGTACTGTTGCGTACAAAATACGGCTTAGACGCGATTACGGCTGATTCTCCGGATGAGTTTTCGTCTATGCTGCAGCTGGGTAAATGGGTTGGTTCACTCTGGGATCATGGGGTCGATCCTTTGCCTGAAGAAGGGAAATATGATCCTCTTGCTATTTTGAGCAAATCGGAGCAGGGGAGCTCCTACTGGTGCGAGATCGCAGCTATCGTCATGGTCCAGGCCGCGACATCAATGGGATGGCCGTCCAGATTGGTTACAGCCTCTCGTGACGGATATCGTTGGGAACATGCTGTTGCAGAGCTCTGGTCAAATCAATTTGAGAAATGGTTTGTCATTGATGCCGATTATAATATTTTTTACATGGCCGATGGAAAGCCACTGTCAGCGTATGAATTATGTCGCTTCGGGCCGACCCTGCAGCAGAAGGGTAAGCTGCAGGTAAAAAAAATTGCTCCAATGAAGCCAAGTCTGAAACTCCAGGATTTGCTGCCTTATTATCGCTATGTCCATATTGATTTGCGGAACGACTGGTATTCCCGCAAACTGCGCCGGGGAAGTCCGGCCGGCGGTGACTTGGCGACTTGGTGGACGGCCCGGCCCGGCCTTGAACATCTTTTGACGGCAAAGAAGCGTGTCGATGACCAGTCTGTCTTTGACTGGCCTGTAAACATCGTATCAATTATTCCCGAAAAGCTCTCGTACAAAAAAAATAGTGATAATCCTGAACTTTATCTATCTTTATCAGGATATAGTCCTTATTTTGAGAGATTTCAAATTTCGTTGGATACTGCTGAATTTAAGAATTTGCAGGGTAGTATCTTTAGGATAGATTTGCAATCCGGAAGACATTGCCTGAGAGCGAGGATGATAACATCGGCCGGAAGTGCAGGGCCAGTAAGTTCAGTCTGTTTTGAGTATCAGTAA
- a CDS encoding lipopolysaccharide biosynthesis protein yields the protein MDIKQLIKNIFSNWGIYALSMIVSIFLTPFIIGSLGKGYYGIWVLINSLVGYMNILDFGVRPAVNRYVAKYIGLDDNDGIRRVISSSSIILLGVACIVVVITFIFAHFLPLIFNIHELDFHAIKLSLIVVGLGFAISLPLQISGAVLGAYERYDIQNLNKFLMLIARTLLIVYFLKNNKGILCLSLIVSITGIVQYLLDYISVSTIFHKVTISLGYFDPDLLKKILSFGFFSFIIQVSLQITYYIDVTVVGVFLSTSAVAVYSISASLVEYSRQLVGNMTRVFTPSLTKLFYKKRVDKISEYYVVATHYTSAISFPLVAGLAILGDEFILLWVGDGFSSSYSIMLILLIPQIVGLSQQMSAQVMFGFGRNDVLAYLEMVSAFFNLCLSIVLVKLLGMIGVALATAVPLLITHTFLLPYIVCRRLDLSISKYIKDGYFKSILNTSIMALYILCVKSIWPSDSWIVFLSTVTTAVLLYGSTGWFILLDVRTREKILRYVNGLSQYNV from the coding sequence ATGGATATTAAACAACTTATTAAAAATATTTTTTCTAACTGGGGCATCTATGCATTAAGCATGATTGTCTCAATATTTCTTACTCCATTTATTATAGGATCATTGGGAAAAGGGTATTATGGTATATGGGTGCTGATTAATAGTTTAGTTGGTTATATGAATATCCTTGATTTTGGGGTTAGGCCAGCTGTTAACAGATATGTAGCAAAATATATCGGACTAGATGACAATGACGGTATTAGGCGTGTTATTTCCTCGTCAAGTATTATTCTGCTAGGAGTTGCTTGCATAGTGGTTGTCATCACATTTATTTTTGCTCATTTTTTGCCATTAATCTTTAATATTCATGAGTTAGATTTTCATGCCATTAAACTTTCGTTAATCGTTGTCGGGTTGGGTTTCGCTATTAGTTTGCCGTTGCAAATATCTGGCGCAGTTCTTGGAGCGTATGAGAGGTATGATATTCAGAATTTGAATAAATTTTTGATGCTAATAGCTCGGACTTTATTGATTGTTTATTTTTTGAAAAATAATAAAGGAATATTGTGCTTATCTCTTATTGTGTCGATAACCGGAATTGTTCAGTACTTGTTGGATTATATATCAGTTTCGACAATTTTTCACAAAGTGACGATTTCTTTGGGTTATTTTGACCCTGATCTTCTAAAGAAAATTTTATCGTTCGGATTTTTTAGTTTTATTATCCAAGTTAGTCTCCAGATTACTTATTATATAGATGTGACTGTTGTTGGTGTATTTTTATCAACATCTGCTGTTGCGGTATATTCGATATCGGCATCATTGGTTGAATATAGCAGGCAGCTTGTTGGTAATATGACTAGAGTATTTACACCTTCTTTGACAAAGCTTTTTTATAAAAAACGTGTGGATAAGATTTCAGAATATTATGTAGTGGCCACGCATTATACATCTGCTATATCTTTTCCGCTTGTTGCTGGTTTGGCAATACTGGGAGATGAGTTTATATTGCTTTGGGTAGGGGATGGCTTTTCGTCATCATATAGTATTATGTTGATTCTGTTGATTCCTCAAATAGTTGGACTTTCGCAGCAAATGTCAGCTCAGGTAATGTTTGGGTTTGGTAGAAATGACGTTTTGGCTTATCTTGAGATGGTATCTGCGTTTTTTAATTTGTGTTTAAGTATTGTTTTGGTGAAATTATTAGGGATGATTGGGGTGGCGTTGGCTACAGCTGTTCCTCTTCTAATAACGCATACTTTTCTTCTGCCATATATCGTTTGTCGTCGTTTAGATTTGTCAATAAGTAAATACATAAAAGACGGATATTTTAAGTCAATTCTCAATACATCAATCATGGCATTATATATTCTTTGTGTTAAAAGTATTTGGCCATCAGATTCTTGGATTGTTTTCTTGTCAACAGTAACTACTGCCGTACTGCTATATGGCTCAACGGGTTGGTTTATTTTGTTAGATGTCCGGACTAGAGAGAAAATATTAAGATATGTTAATGGGTTAAGTCAATATAATGTTTGA
- a CDS encoding glycosyltransferase family 2 protein, protein MFDLSIIVCTYNRAISLQRLVDGFCRCIAPSDLTWELIIVDNNSTDNTYSVLEEAKESLENVTYVKELKQGLSFARNRGIVEATGRFLFFMDDDAVPCRKFLVAIQEAFDRFPGIRCFGTRVISYFPNKPEWFAVEGPYALTGILGIFDLGDEARPLTERDPNPLGSGLLIEKEIFSEVGYFDTDLGVKGGQKYPRRSEDSELMRRVREKGITICYLPKPLVHHYPDLNRFNMKHLKKMYIGSGLGIGETVKFEGKRIFGVPRYYLRVLLSCFGKFVWFYLHGNGEAYVYYKTRFWLHLGMVLGSLRFPFFSSKT, encoded by the coding sequence ATGTTTGATCTGTCTATTATTGTTTGCACTTATAATCGTGCGATCTCTCTCCAGAGGCTTGTAGATGGTTTTTGCCGTTGTATTGCGCCATCAGATTTAACTTGGGAACTGATTATAGTTGATAATAACTCCACTGATAATACATATTCTGTCCTGGAGGAAGCAAAAGAAAGTCTTGAGAATGTGACATATGTTAAGGAGCTGAAACAGGGGCTTTCGTTCGCAAGAAACAGGGGGATAGTTGAGGCAACGGGGCGTTTTCTTTTTTTTATGGATGATGACGCTGTTCCCTGTAGGAAATTTTTAGTTGCAATTCAGGAGGCTTTTGATCGATTTCCTGGGATTAGATGTTTTGGGACTAGGGTGATTTCATACTTCCCAAATAAGCCTGAATGGTTTGCGGTTGAGGGGCCTTATGCGTTAACTGGTATATTGGGAATATTTGACTTGGGGGACGAGGCAAGGCCGTTAACAGAAAGGGACCCAAATCCCCTAGGTTCCGGTTTATTAATTGAAAAGGAAATATTTTCCGAGGTAGGCTATTTCGACACGGATTTAGGGGTCAAGGGGGGGCAAAAATATCCAAGGCGTTCAGAGGATAGTGAGTTGATGAGGAGGGTCAGGGAGAAAGGGATTACTATTTGCTATCTCCCAAAACCGTTAGTGCACCACTATCCAGACTTGAATCGTTTTAATATGAAACATCTTAAAAAAATGTATATTGGAAGTGGGCTCGGAATTGGCGAAACTGTAAAATTCGAGGGGAAAAGAATATTTGGCGTTCCTCGATATTATTTGCGTGTTCTTTTGTCATGTTTTGGTAAATTTGTATGGTTTTATCTGCATGGAAATGGTGAGGCCTATGTTTATTATAAAACTCGATTCTGGCTTCATTTGGGGATGGTGTTAGGATCTTTAAGATTTCCCTTCTTCTCCTCAAAAACATAG
- a CDS encoding glycosyltransferase: MKRKKILFVSYYYPPAAGQALPGTQRSVKFIRYMDRFEKYVMTVRPELYPGYFTLDHPASLPVNGEQIVRTEVYDIFQFLVKVKNRLLFRQNGSGADENEQDTGSSACSGVCGNGNAGTFQKLKDIVSAMLTYPDEANCWILPAVRKGRKLIKQEGVDYVFATGKPWSALIVAFFLKKKGVQLVIDFRDPWVNNPFETNISGVRKAVDKFLEKKVVRKADRVLLNTEDLRQEFLRRYPTEPKEKFITMTNGYDAADFAVSLQAPKDGVACEDRDNLVLTHAGLLYGLRDPIAVFKALDRYYQQYKENPEVNVIFRQLGDITLDYNYQDYLQFDSNVEVFDNVGQVPYSECLGYLSRSDVLLIIQPDTKTQIPSKLFEYIFLNKPILTIAPLDGALAAMIKQYGFGKIYDPSDVDGILSYFHDKVKEKKEKGYLRCDYVHRERFDIKNITAEFEQLLLDGAVA, from the coding sequence ATGAAAAGGAAGAAAATTCTGTTCGTTTCTTACTACTATCCTCCGGCCGCTGGCCAGGCGCTTCCAGGAACCCAGCGCAGCGTGAAATTTATTCGCTACATGGATAGGTTTGAAAAATATGTTATGACAGTACGGCCAGAGTTGTATCCTGGTTATTTTACTCTGGACCATCCTGCCAGCTTGCCGGTGAATGGAGAGCAGATCGTCAGGACCGAAGTTTACGATATTTTCCAATTTTTAGTAAAGGTCAAAAACAGGCTACTGTTTCGACAGAATGGATCTGGTGCAGATGAAAATGAGCAGGATACAGGATCATCGGCTTGTAGTGGCGTATGCGGAAATGGAAATGCAGGGACTTTTCAAAAGTTGAAAGATATTGTTTCCGCTATGCTGACCTATCCAGATGAGGCAAACTGTTGGATTTTGCCTGCTGTCAGAAAAGGCAGAAAGTTGATAAAACAGGAAGGTGTTGATTATGTCTTTGCCACCGGCAAGCCGTGGTCTGCGCTTATTGTTGCTTTTTTCCTGAAAAAAAAAGGAGTTCAGCTCGTTATTGATTTTCGAGATCCCTGGGTCAATAACCCTTTTGAAACCAATATTTCAGGAGTGAGAAAAGCTGTTGATAAATTTCTCGAGAAAAAAGTGGTTCGAAAAGCCGACAGGGTTTTGCTGAATACTGAAGATCTGCGGCAGGAGTTTCTGAGACGTTACCCGACAGAACCAAAAGAAAAGTTTATTACCATGACAAATGGATATGATGCTGCCGACTTTGCTGTCAGTCTACAGGCCCCGAAAGACGGGGTGGCTTGTGAAGATAGAGATAACCTGGTTTTGACGCATGCCGGTCTGCTCTATGGTCTGCGTGATCCTATTGCCGTATTTAAGGCACTGGATCGGTATTATCAGCAATATAAAGAAAATCCTGAGGTAAATGTCATCTTTCGTCAGCTGGGAGACATTACTCTGGATTATAATTACCAGGATTATCTGCAATTCGATTCAAATGTAGAGGTATTTGACAATGTTGGGCAGGTACCATACAGCGAGTGCCTCGGCTATTTGTCCAGGTCGGATGTGCTCCTGATTATACAGCCTGATACAAAAACACAGATCCCCTCCAAGCTGTTTGAGTATATTTTCTTGAACAAGCCCATTCTGACCATTGCGCCACTGGATGGGGCGCTGGCCGCCATGATTAAACAGTACGGATTCGGTAAAATTTACGATCCCAGCGATGTAGATGGTATTCTGTCGTACTTTCATGATAAGGTGAAGGAGAAAAAGGAAAAGGGATACCTGCGCTGTGATTATGTTCATAGAGAGCGCTTTGATATAAAAAACATTACGGCTGAGTTTGAGCAGCTGCTGTTGGACGGGGCTGTCGCTTGA